In Gracilibacillus salitolerans, the sequence GGTTACCAATATTTCGGTATTCTGATTTTATTTATTGGCATACGTTTAGCCTCTATTATTCTCGAGGATCGCGAAAAAGGAGTAGTTAAAAGATTAGCTGTGACTCCTGTTAGTCATTTTCAATATTTAAGTCAAAATCTATTAGCTTATGCTATTATTTTGATTTTGCAAAGTAGCATTGTGGTTTATGGTGGCGTTCTTTTTGGGCAAGAGCTATATCAGCCAGTCTGGTTGTTACTTTTATATGTATCCTTTAGTTTTGCTTCGCTTGCTATTGCTTTAGCGTGGATTTCGATCTATAGAAGGAAAGAAATATCTTTTCTCATATACATGTCATTCATCTTCTTAGTAGTTGTACTAGGCGGGATAATGATACCGATTGAAATTTTTCCAAATTTATTAAAACGAATTGCTGTTATATTCCCAACCTATTGGCTAGCAGAAGGACTGGATTGGGTTGTTTTTGGAGAAAATATCCTCGATTTTCTACTGATTAATGGTGTACTATGGCTTTATACGATCATCTTTCTCATTATCGGTAGCACAAGAAAAATTTATTAATAAGGCGAGGGGAAAAAGGATGAAGGTGTTCAAAGAACCAATGCTATATGTGAATATTTGGCGCTTTCTAAATATAGCTGTCTTAATTCATTTATGGATCATTTTGGAAACGACGATTAATTCTTTTATCCTGATCCTCCTTTTATTGATCATGACAAGTTTACGGTGGCGTTTTCCTTTACCGATTTGGTCAGTTTTAGTGGATGCTATTATGTGTCTGCTGTTTTTCCCAAGTACAGTTATTGGTTACTATGGGTTAGCACTGCCTATTTTTGAACTGTCTTTAAAGAAAAAAGGCTTATTTTCTCTTTTATTCTTTGCTGGGGTGTTTTTTCCTTCCTCTCCGTCAAACTTATTGTTTTGGTATTATCTGCAAGCATTCTTTTTTGGTACCTTTTCATCTATTACATTAGAAAATCAAGAAATATATAAATTAGAAGCAGATGAACAGCGCAGAGATAGATATGAGTTAGAAAGAATAAAGAATAACTTATTAGAAGCAAATCAATCGGTCTATCAACAGGCAGAAATAATGGAAAGATATCGGATATCAAGAGAACTTCACGATCATTTAGGACATGATTTAACAGGTGCATCACTCGCTTTACAGGCATATGAATGGATTGAGGACCCTAAAGAAGCACAGAAACTTATTCAAGAAGTCAGAAATCGTCTAGAGCGTAGTACGAAAAGCTTAAGAGATACCGTTCATAACATGACCCCAATTACATTAATCGGTGCTGAAATCTTAGAGAACATTGTGCAAAATTATCAACTGGTGGATATTGATTTTCATAAAACGGGCAACATGTTACTTGTTTCAGCTCATAAATGGGGACTGTTAGAGGTTTGCTTAAAAGAGACTTTAACGAATGTTTCCAGACATAGTAATGCTACAAAAGTTAAAGTAGATTTACAAGTAACAGAATCTATAGTGCGCCTATCCATTCAAGATAATGGTATAGTTAAGGAAACTAGTCATACAGGTAGTGGATTAAGAGGGTTACGAATTCGGGCTCGCTCGATGGGAGGAAGCTTATCTATTAGTCAAAAGGATGGGTTTTTAGTTGTTTGTGTCATTCCAATAGATAAAGAGAGGTTAAACACATGAAGATATTAATTGTTGATGACGATGAACTTGTTTGTCAGAGTTTGCAGTTACTTCTAGATAAAGAAGAGGATTTGGAAGTTACTAAT encodes:
- a CDS encoding ABC transporter permease; this translates as MTIFQFALKRSLRNITNILLLTLFPIACIFLPEGEVWPFIPYGYQYFGILILFIGIRLASIILEDREKGVVKRLAVTPVSHFQYLSQNLLAYAIILILQSSIVVYGGVLFGQELYQPVWLLLLYVSFSFASLAIALAWISIYRRKEISFLIYMSFIFLVVVLGGIMIPIEIFPNLLKRIAVIFPTYWLAEGLDWVVFGENILDFLLINGVLWLYTIIFLIIGSTRKIY
- a CDS encoding sensor histidine kinase; protein product: MKVFKEPMLYVNIWRFLNIAVLIHLWIILETTINSFILILLLLIMTSLRWRFPLPIWSVLVDAIMCLLFFPSTVIGYYGLALPIFELSLKKKGLFSLLFFAGVFFPSSPSNLLFWYYLQAFFFGTFSSITLENQEIYKLEADEQRRDRYELERIKNNLLEANQSVYQQAEIMERYRISRELHDHLGHDLTGASLALQAYEWIEDPKEAQKLIQEVRNRLERSTKSLRDTVHNMTPITLIGAEILENIVQNYQLVDIDFHKTGNMLLVSAHKWGLLEVCLKETLTNVSRHSNATKVKVDLQVTESIVRLSIQDNGIVKETSHTGSGLRGLRIRARSMGGSLSISQKDGFLVVCVIPIDKERLNT